The genomic region ACCCCGCCGCCGGGCCGTCCACCACCACCCGGCGGACGGCCACCGCCACCGCCACCGCCGTAGACGCCTCCACCGGCCGGACGGCCACCGCCGCCGCCCGCACGACCACCGCCACCGGCCGGACGCGCAGCGCCACCGCCGCCGGCCGGACGGGCACCGCCGCCGCCAGCGGGCCGGGCGCCACCGTAGACGCCACCCGAGCCGCCGGCCGGACGGGCACCGCCGTAGACCCCGCCCCCGGCCGGGGCCGCGCCATTGCGGCCGCCGCCGTAGACGCCACCGGCAGCCGGAGCACCGCCGTAGACCCCGCCGCGGGACCGCCCCGCACCCGGTTGGTCCTCGTCCGTCCGGCCGCCGGGCACGATGTCGTCCCGGTCGCCGTCCGACTGATCATCGGTGGCCGGGTTGCGGCGGGCCCGGAGAATGCCGACGATGCCGGCGCCCACCAGCAGTGCCCCGACCACTCCGACCGCGCCGATCAGGTACGTGATGTCCTTGAGGCTGAGGCTGTCGAACCAGGACCGGCTCGCCGCCGGCTTGGCGGCGGTCTCCGCGCTCACCGGCGCCGCGGTCGCGGTGGAGGGGGTGTAGGCGAGGATGTCGATCGGGTCCTCGGCGCTGAACTGCTGGCCGTCGGAGACGGTGAGGAAGGTCTTGCCGTCCGTCGAGTAGCTGATCGCCTCGCCGAACGGGTCCGTCAACGGGGTCACCCGCGGCTTGCCGGTGGTCAGTGCCGCGACGATGTCGCCACCGGTGACGTCGAACTCGAAGGCGTCGGCGTACGTGCGCAGCACCACCCGGCTGCCGTCGGGCGAGCGGGCGGCCCCGGTGATCGCCACCCGACCGAAGGTGTTGAGCGGGTTCTCCGTCTCGGTCTTGGGCAGCGCGATGTCGCCGACCTTCTCCATCGGCACCGGCTCGGTGTCGCCGTTCTTGAGCTTCGCGGTGGGGCGGTAGATCTGCGCCTTGCCTGAGGTCACCTTCGTGATGATCAGCGGCACGCCGTCATCCCCGAGGAGAAGAGCCTCGGCGTCGTGCGGCTTGTTCTCGGGATACGAGAGGCGGTGGAGCACCGGCTTGCTGGCGCCGGTGAGGGGCATGGTCCAGACCGCCACCCGTGACCGCCGCTGCTTGGCGGTGACGTTGTCGCCGATGTCGGCGATCCAGAGCGTCTTCTTGTCCTTGGACAGCGCCAGGTCCTCGGTGTCGTACGGGCCGTCGCCGCTGTAGGAGACCGGAGTCTTTGAGATCTTGCACTTGGTGTCGAGGAAGAAGACCCGCTTACGCGCGTCGGTCTCGGTGCTGTCGTTGATCACGACGTAGCCGGTCGCCGTCGCCACCAGACCGGAGAGCTCACGGAGCCGCTCGTCGGTGACGGAGCACCGCTTCTTGCCCGGCACGGGCTCGGGGGCGGCGGCCTGAGCGGGGGCGGCCGGGGCCGGAGCCGCAACGGCGGCTCCGCTGAACGCCACGGTCGCCCCCAGCAGTCCGAGGGCGACCGTGACCGAGGAAACAGCGCGGCGCATTCCGCCAGTGTCGCATGCCGCAGGTTTCGACCGGGTGACGCCGGGACGCTCACGCCCCGGCGGCAACCGCCTGCCCCACCGCGTACGGGGCCAGCTCGGCGGCGATCGCCTCGCTCACCCGCACGTGCAGCAGGGTGCCCTCGGGCAGGTGCGCCGTGCTGAGCACCTCGCCCTGCCGGTGCACCCGGGCCACCAGGTCGCCCCGGTCGTACGGCAGGACCGCCCGGACCTCCACGGCCGGCTGCGGCAGCCGCGACTCGACGGTGGCCCGCAGCTCGTCGATCCCGCGCCCCGAGTGCGCCGAGGCGAAAATCGCCTCCGGCCAGAGCCGCTTCAACCGCAGCAGCGTCTCCTCGTCGGCGGCGTCGATCTTGTTGACCACCAGCAGCTCGGGCAGCTTGTCGGCGCCCACCTCGGCGAGCACCTCGCGCACTGCCCGGACCTGCTCCTCCGGATCCGGGTGGGTGCCGTCTACGACGTGCACCACCAGGTCGGCCTCGGCCACCTCCTCCAGCGTCGAGCGGAACGCCTCGACGATCTGGTGCGGCAGGTGCCGGACGAACCCGACCGTGTCCGAGAGGGTGTAGAGCCGGCCGTCGGCCGCCGTGGCCCGACGGGTGGTCGGGTCGAGGGTGGCGAAGAGCGCGTTCTCGACCAGCACGCCCGCGCCGGTCAGCCGGTTGAGCAGGCTGGACTTGCCGGCGTTGGTGTAGCCGGCGATGGCCACCGCGGGCACCGCGTTGCGGGAACGACGGGCGCGCTTGGTCTGGCGTACCGTCGTCATGCCCTTGATCTCGCGGCGCAGCCGCGCGATGCGGTGCCGGATCCGGCGCCGGTCGGTCTCGAGCTTGGTCTCACCGGGACCACGCAGGCCCACGCCACCACCCGCGCCACCGCCGCGGCCGCTACCACCGGTCTGGCGGGAGAGCGTCTCACCCCAACCACGCAGGCGGGGCAGGAGGTATTCGAGCTGGGCCAGCTCGACCTGGGCCTTACCTTCCTTGCTCTTGGCGTGCTGCGCAAAGATGTCGAGGATCAGCGCGGTCCGGTCGACGACCTTGACCTTGGTGCGCTGCTCCAGGTTGCGCAGCTGCGACGGGGAGAGCTCACCGTCGCAGATCACCGTGTCGGCGCCGGTGGCGAGCACCACAGCGCCCAGGTCGTCGACCTTGCCCCGACCGATGTAGGTGGCCGGGTCGGGCCGGTTGCGCCGCTGGATGAGACCCTCGAGCACCTGCGAACCGGCCGTCTCGGCCAGCGCGGCGAGCTCGGTGAGCGAGTTGTCGGCGTCGCTCTGGCTGCCCTCGGTCCATACGCCGACGAGGACGACGCGCTCCAGCCGGAGCTGGCGGTACTCGACCTCGGTGATGTCGGTGAGCTCGGTGGAGAGGCCGGGGACCCGCCGCAGCGCCTGCCGCTCCGACAGCTCGAACTCGCCGGTCGTGGCGTCGAGCTCCTCATCTTCGAAGGGAATGACGACGGTGTCCTGGTCGCGCAAGCTGATCTCCTGTCCGTTCTGTCACGTACCGAGCAATCCTGACATGTGACAACGCCCGGCGCACCTGTGATATGCCCGGAGGCGTACCCGTCGGTAGCGGGGCCGGATACCGGCCGACCTGCGAGGGCGGGTAGAAATGCCAGTCGAGCCGTTCAGTGCCGACGGAGGGAAACCTGTGGCCATCACCCGACTGCCGAGTGCCGGATTCTCCATCACGATCCGGATCGCCGTACCGGCGGACGCCTCGTCGATCGGACGGCTGACCACCTCCGTCGGTGAGGCCGGCGCGATCGTGACCGCGCTGGACGTGGTCGACTCCGACCCGACCCACGTGCTCGTCGACCTCACCTGCGACACCGCCGACGCCAGCCACGCCGACCAGGTCGTCGAGGCGCTCACCGCGCTCGACGGCGTGGACGTGCGCAAGGTCTCCGACCGGACCTTCCTGCTGCACCTCGGCGGCAAGATCGAGGTCACCCCGAAGGTCGCGCTGCGCACCCGCGACGAGCTGTCCCGGGCGTACACACCGGGGGTCGCCCGGGTCTGCATGGCGATCGCGGAGAACCCGGCGGACGCCCGGCGGCTGACCATCAAGCGGAACACGGTCGCCGTGGTCAGCGACGGCTCGGCGGTGCTGGGCCTGGGCAACCTCGGGCCGGCGGCGTCGCTGCCGGTGATGGAGGGCAAGGCCGCGCTCTTCAAGCGCTTCGGCGGGGTGGACGCCTGGCCGGTGGTGCTCGACACGCAGGACACCGACGAGATCGTCGCCATCGTCAAGGCGATCGCCCCGGCGTACGGCGGGATCAACCTGGAGGACATCGCCGCCCCCCGGTGCTTCGAGATCGAGGCCCGGCTGCGCGAGGCGCTGGACATCCCGGTCTTCCACGACGACCAGCACGGCACCGCGATCTGCGTGCTCGCCGCGCTGACCAACGCGCTGCGGGTGGTGGGCAAGCAGCTCGCGGACGTCCGCGTGGTGGTCTCCGGCGCCGGCGCGGCCGGCACCGCGATCATGAAGCTGCTCCTGCGTCAGGGCGTCGGCGACATCATCGCGTACGACCGGCAGGGCGCCCTGCACCGCGGGCTGACCGGGCTCAACCCGGCCTGGCAGTGGCTGGCCGAGAACACCAACAAGGAGAACTACTCCGGGGACCTGCCCGGGGCGATCATGGACGCGGACGTGTTCATCGGGGTGAGCGCGCCGAACCTGCTCACCGGCGAGGACATCGCCAAGATGGCCAAGGACGCGATCGTGTTCGCGCTGGCCAACCCCGACCCGGAGGTCGACCCGCGGGAGGCGCGCAAGCACGCCGCGGTCGTC from Micromonospora sp. WMMD812 harbors:
- the hflX gene encoding GTPase HflX, with the translated sequence MRDQDTVVIPFEDEELDATTGEFELSERQALRRVPGLSTELTDITEVEYRQLRLERVVLVGVWTEGSQSDADNSLTELAALAETAGSQVLEGLIQRRNRPDPATYIGRGKVDDLGAVVLATGADTVICDGELSPSQLRNLEQRTKVKVVDRTALILDIFAQHAKSKEGKAQVELAQLEYLLPRLRGWGETLSRQTGGSGRGGGAGGGVGLRGPGETKLETDRRRIRHRIARLRREIKGMTTVRQTKRARRSRNAVPAVAIAGYTNAGKSSLLNRLTGAGVLVENALFATLDPTTRRATAADGRLYTLSDTVGFVRHLPHQIVEAFRSTLEEVAEADLVVHVVDGTHPDPEEQVRAVREVLAEVGADKLPELLVVNKIDAADEETLLRLKRLWPEAIFASAHSGRGIDELRATVESRLPQPAVEVRAVLPYDRGDLVARVHRQGEVLSTAHLPEGTLLHVRVSEAIAAELAPYAVGQAVAAGA
- a CDS encoding NAD-dependent malic enzyme gives rise to the protein MAITRLPSAGFSITIRIAVPADASSIGRLTTSVGEAGAIVTALDVVDSDPTHVLVDLTCDTADASHADQVVEALTALDGVDVRKVSDRTFLLHLGGKIEVTPKVALRTRDELSRAYTPGVARVCMAIAENPADARRLTIKRNTVAVVSDGSAVLGLGNLGPAASLPVMEGKAALFKRFGGVDAWPVVLDTQDTDEIVAIVKAIAPAYGGINLEDIAAPRCFEIEARLREALDIPVFHDDQHGTAICVLAALTNALRVVGKQLADVRVVVSGAGAAGTAIMKLLLRQGVGDIIAYDRQGALHRGLTGLNPAWQWLAENTNKENYSGDLPGAIMDADVFIGVSAPNLLTGEDIAKMAKDAIVFALANPDPEVDPREARKHAAVVATGRSDQPNQINNVLAFPGVFRGMLDAHAEEFTEEMAIAAARAIADVVGEDKINPTVIVPSVFDSRVAPAVAAAVRAAAQNPSPVPAADPGPADLPEIAAEASATP